A genomic window from Ischnura elegans chromosome 10, ioIscEleg1.1, whole genome shotgun sequence includes:
- the LOC124166741 gene encoding uncharacterized protein LOC124166741 — MRRQEHKELHPQQTTPSRQYFGQTSPECKCSCHSNYQMHSSQNMTRKDYGDAWEGGERTHHSRTHCRKHNKPSMEETNRCQRSTGHVGGGGAGQLLLLRAQLSREEDSGEVQQICLPICKSTKKWNAI; from the exons atgaggcgacaggagcataaagagctccacccgcaacagacgaccccttcccgccaatacttcggccagactTCACCTGAATGCAAGTGTTCCTGCCACTCTAACTATcaaatgcattcatcccaaaat ATGACTCGTAAGGATTACGGCGATgcatgggaaggaggagaaagaacacatcattcccgcacccattgccgtaaacacaacaaaccatccatggaggaaacgaaCAGGTGCCAACGCAGTACTGGACatgtgggaggaggaggagctggtcagctcctcctcctccgcgctcagctcagccgcgaggaagacagcggagaggtacaGCAGATATGTCTGCCTATCTGCAAgagtacgaagaaatggaacgcgatttga